In Sphingobacterium sp. lm-10, one DNA window encodes the following:
- a CDS encoding SusD/RagB family nutrient-binding outer membrane lipoprotein: MTTLKIFKYFTFALVAQATIMGCSRDKFAEYNTDPDAVLNPPVDYLFTQAVIMSQDNDMEAFYDNYSYVSRWSRVFLQVTGNSLGVTDNAANANNRYGKFFEDVGPLLEDVQRMIDRMPDDERARNTYKRAIPSVVKAWQAWYVSDVNGSIPYTEAFQSRYGGTLRPKYETQDELFTIFDRELKEAATILSTPQPVEQFSYGNQDLYFGGDAAKWAKAANSLRLMIALRLMKRDPARLQAIVQDVLSHPAGLISSSEEDWSLKARINFTQGGNWNITGNGRLFVGESGVVDYMWNNEDPRLRFFFRPNQWSELNFQRAKDQGVIPATAVFNPRRYYGQFSNPEAAEDPTKARFFAPLQIRDGENTITLDTVSRIQDRLFQPENDGGTGVGIFPVLTYADLCFIRAEIAQRGWSNENAGEWYTKGVEASLRFYDKLAESTHIVDYVPLTDAEINAFKTKPGIAYNAATGLEQIVLQSYLNYYRNFNEAWALVKRTGMPNKTTALVFEDWTNTGSVSQMPRRFNIGFPVTGEYNFDNKKAALDEMMRDPDFGEPSNILGRIWWDKQ; the protein is encoded by the coding sequence ATGACAACATTAAAAATATTCAAGTACTTTACATTTGCGCTGGTGGCTCAAGCAACCATTATGGGGTGCAGCCGCGACAAGTTTGCAGAGTACAATACAGATCCCGATGCGGTGCTAAATCCGCCGGTAGATTATTTGTTTACCCAGGCCGTCATCATGAGTCAAGATAATGATATGGAGGCCTTTTATGATAATTATAGCTACGTCAGCAGATGGTCACGGGTCTTTTTACAGGTTACTGGAAATAGTCTGGGCGTGACGGACAATGCCGCCAACGCGAACAATCGCTACGGTAAGTTTTTTGAAGATGTAGGTCCATTATTAGAAGACGTACAACGGATGATCGATCGTATGCCGGACGACGAAAGAGCAAGAAATACGTATAAAAGAGCAATTCCTAGCGTAGTAAAAGCATGGCAAGCATGGTATGTGTCTGACGTGAACGGTAGTATTCCATATACAGAAGCGTTCCAATCGCGCTATGGCGGTACCTTACGGCCTAAGTACGAAACTCAAGATGAGCTTTTTACCATTTTTGACCGTGAGCTGAAAGAAGCGGCAACCATATTGAGCACGCCACAACCTGTAGAACAATTCAGCTACGGCAATCAGGATCTTTATTTTGGAGGGGATGCTGCCAAATGGGCAAAAGCGGCCAATTCATTGCGATTGATGATCGCTTTGCGCCTCATGAAGCGTGATCCTGCAAGATTACAAGCTATTGTGCAGGATGTGTTGAGCCACCCTGCCGGATTGATCTCAAGTAGTGAGGAAGACTGGAGTTTGAAAGCTCGAATCAACTTTACTCAAGGCGGAAACTGGAACATTACAGGTAATGGTCGTCTTTTCGTGGGCGAGTCGGGTGTAGTGGATTATATGTGGAATAATGAGGATCCAAGATTGCGTTTCTTCTTCCGGCCAAACCAGTGGAGTGAGTTGAATTTTCAACGTGCAAAAGATCAGGGTGTTATTCCAGCGACAGCGGTATTCAACCCAAGAAGGTATTACGGACAATTCTCCAATCCAGAAGCAGCAGAAGATCCAACGAAAGCACGTTTCTTTGCACCACTGCAGATCCGTGATGGCGAAAATACCATTACGCTAGATACCGTTTCGCGTATACAGGACCGCCTATTTCAACCAGAAAATGATGGTGGAACGGGTGTTGGTATCTTTCCAGTACTTACCTATGCGGACCTTTGCTTTATCAGAGCAGAAATCGCACAACGAGGATGGTCTAATGAGAATGCTGGGGAATGGTATACTAAAGGTGTCGAAGCATCACTTCGCTTTTACGATAAGCTGGCTGAATCGACACACATTGTGGATTATGTACCCTTGACAGATGCAGAAATCAATGCCTTTAAGACTAAACCGGGTATAGCTTATAATGCAGCAACGGGCTTGGAGCAAATTGTTCTGCAATCCTATTTGAATTATTATCGTAACTTCAACGAGGCATGGGCTTTAGTGAAACGGACTGGAATGCCAAATAAGACTACGGCATTGGTATTCGAAGATTGGACCAATACGGGTAGCGTTTCGCAAATGCCACGTCGTTTCAATATCGGCTTTCCGGTAACAGGAGAGTATAATTTTGATAATAAGAAAGCCGCATTGGACGAGATGATGCGCGATCCAGATTTCGGAGAGCCATCCAATATTCTTGGAAGAATCTGGTGGGATAAACAATAA
- a CDS encoding SusC/RagA family TonB-linked outer membrane protein, which produces MNQINLRTCSLLVLLVFAFGTLFAQQQPPITGTVKDANGPLVGVTVILVGTNRVAQTDGRGRFTITAAAGDRLRFSSLGYNSAEFQVGSAPTIDIQLQADAGNIDEVVVTGLGEQRERRQLGYAMTQISGDQIRQTNAINPIAALQGMVPGLQVNVGTGGPQSSPRFLIRGAGSLDPFGNTPLIVVDGIIMDEEVVLPHRGGDQDFGNILKNINPDDIESISVLNGGSVTALYGSRASNGVIMITTKKGYSQRGFGIGFTHTQGFDQPYATMDFQDIYGPGTNPNAQYVVGADGIEQIPTTNYAYSFGKKFDGQPIRDVDGRVVPFQVNNHPLDIYETGRYTNTNLSLQGGNERTTFRFSYSNAYAKGASPNNRLDRNNFNLRATQRLGNAIQLDGGVTYVNSAAFNPQYGGDRWNMNNNLLYRLSFGLPRHYDLLYWRDNYIDPINGGVNTDDASGRSSLLFNLYEQKQMNTEDNFRGNLNSRINFTEWLTLESNFSANLFATNRQIMNRGFEDRFEGGNYSNYSSRVLQTRYINSLRATRTFGDFDVMGQAGLELNHSSRNGINARTDGMLIPDVFRLSNSRLRPIVNEDKPNQQRTVSAIFQTAVDYKNGLTLNLYGRNDWDSSLVYPDGTGNYSYFYYGTDAAWVFSDMLGLTGDILSFGKLRASFNQVGKGTNVYNAMTGFYTPRDPYTAGISVYNFDSKRLGNSDLRPERSSTWEVGTEVKMFNNRFGINATYYSRDTRDQIIDLPVSRESGVTRALINSGHIRNYGVELGLHGTPVKIGDFSWDTFFNFTRNRDKILALAPGVDVHELESDDGIRTIAKVGGSYGTMVSNYGHALFQARDASGNPIDHVNNGKNVMTLLGTNTGRFVRSQDYASGLEREKVIGSVLPSFMGSIINRFNYKSFSFSFMLDAKFGGYVYSPTYNYGMQTGQIASSLYGRPGTEGSVEFTNAAGNQAWGIIPDGVFAQGTRIGGQDVGGLTYQETVDKGVTVPVSDVNFYNSSYGWGTGIRERSAFESSWIMVRDVSVSYDLPQTVANRLKLNNLRLTVNGRNLGFLYNSLPDNLNPEDLRSTSAAASMLGGGSPLMRNFNFTINTNF; this is translated from the coding sequence ATGAATCAAATCAATCTTAGAACATGCAGCTTGCTGGTGCTTTTGGTGTTTGCCTTCGGGACACTGTTTGCACAACAGCAGCCACCCATCACCGGTACGGTGAAGGACGCGAATGGACCATTAGTTGGCGTTACGGTCATCTTGGTCGGGACAAACCGAGTAGCCCAGACAGATGGGCGTGGGAGGTTTACCATTACTGCCGCAGCAGGAGATCGTTTACGCTTCTCCAGCCTTGGCTACAATTCTGCAGAATTTCAAGTCGGTTCTGCGCCTACTATCGATATACAGCTACAAGCCGATGCTGGAAATATCGACGAAGTAGTAGTTACAGGTCTTGGTGAGCAACGCGAGCGTAGGCAGCTTGGTTACGCCATGACGCAGATTTCGGGTGACCAGATCAGACAAACCAATGCGATCAATCCTATTGCAGCATTGCAAGGTATGGTACCCGGACTGCAGGTAAACGTAGGAACAGGTGGACCGCAATCATCGCCACGGTTTCTAATTCGTGGTGCTGGCTCGTTGGATCCATTTGGAAACACACCATTGATCGTGGTAGATGGTATCATCATGGATGAAGAGGTGGTATTGCCTCACCGTGGTGGTGATCAAGATTTTGGTAACATTCTGAAAAACATCAACCCGGATGATATTGAATCTATTTCGGTACTCAACGGTGGTTCGGTTACGGCATTGTACGGTAGTCGCGCCAGTAATGGTGTGATTATGATTACGACCAAGAAAGGCTATTCACAGCGTGGCTTTGGAATTGGATTTACACATACGCAAGGTTTTGATCAACCTTATGCCACCATGGATTTTCAGGATATCTATGGTCCGGGAACAAACCCTAATGCACAATATGTGGTAGGGGCAGATGGTATTGAACAAATACCAACCACCAATTATGCCTATAGTTTTGGTAAAAAATTCGACGGCCAACCTATACGTGATGTAGATGGCCGAGTTGTACCTTTTCAAGTAAATAATCATCCATTGGATATCTACGAGACTGGTCGCTATACCAATACCAACTTGTCATTACAAGGTGGAAATGAGCGTACTACATTCCGCTTCTCCTATTCCAATGCTTATGCCAAAGGCGCGTCACCTAATAATAGATTAGATCGGAATAACTTCAATCTACGTGCAACGCAACGTCTAGGCAATGCGATTCAATTAGATGGAGGTGTTACTTATGTAAATAGTGCTGCTTTTAACCCGCAATATGGTGGAGATCGTTGGAACATGAATAACAATTTGCTCTACCGCTTATCGTTTGGTCTACCAAGACATTATGATCTATTGTACTGGAGAGATAATTATATCGATCCAATCAATGGTGGTGTAAATACAGATGATGCATCTGGTCGCTCTTCGTTGCTTTTCAATCTTTATGAACAAAAGCAGATGAACACGGAAGATAACTTTAGAGGTAACTTGAATAGCCGGATCAATTTTACGGAATGGCTTACCTTGGAAAGTAACTTTAGTGCCAACTTGTTTGCTACTAACAGGCAGATTATGAATCGTGGTTTTGAAGACCGCTTTGAGGGAGGAAACTATAGTAATTATTCTTCCAGAGTATTGCAAACACGGTATATCAACAGTTTGCGCGCTACGAGAACGTTTGGAGATTTTGATGTAATGGGACAGGCCGGTTTGGAATTGAATCATTCGTCAAGAAATGGTATAAATGCAAGAACAGATGGTATGCTAATTCCAGATGTATTCAGATTAAGCAATTCTCGTTTGCGTCCTATCGTAAATGAGGATAAACCTAATCAGCAGCGTACAGTGTCGGCTATTTTTCAGACAGCGGTCGATTACAAAAATGGATTAACGCTCAACTTATACGGACGTAATGATTGGGATTCTAGCTTGGTGTATCCAGATGGAACTGGTAACTATTCCTACTTCTACTACGGAACGGATGCGGCTTGGGTATTTTCGGATATGTTAGGCCTTACCGGAGATATTCTATCATTTGGTAAATTGCGTGCATCCTTCAATCAGGTGGGTAAAGGAACTAATGTATACAACGCGATGACAGGCTTCTACACGCCTCGCGATCCTTATACGGCGGGTATCTCTGTGTATAACTTTGACTCCAAGCGATTAGGAAATAGTGATCTTCGCCCAGAACGGAGTAGCACTTGGGAAGTGGGAACAGAAGTGAAAATGTTTAACAACCGCTTTGGTATTAATGCCACCTATTATAGTCGCGATACACGTGACCAGATCATTGACCTACCTGTATCTCGCGAAAGTGGTGTAACAAGAGCGTTGATCAATAGCGGACACATTCGTAACTACGGGGTGGAGCTTGGATTACACGGCACGCCAGTAAAAATAGGTGATTTCTCTTGGGATACTTTCTTCAACTTCACACGTAACCGCGATAAGATATTAGCATTGGCTCCTGGCGTAGATGTTCACGAGTTAGAGTCGGATGATGGTATCCGTACCATTGCTAAAGTAGGCGGATCGTATGGGACGATGGTGTCTAATTATGGTCACGCGCTTTTCCAAGCACGTGACGCTAGTGGCAATCCGATTGATCATGTGAATAATGGTAAAAATGTGATGACACTGTTAGGAACTAATACCGGAAGGTTTGTCCGCTCACAAGATTATGCATCAGGATTAGAACGCGAAAAGGTTATTGGTTCGGTCTTGCCAAGCTTTATGGGAAGTATTATCAATCGATTCAACTACAAGTCATTTTCGTTTAGTTTTATGCTAGATGCTAAATTCGGCGGTTATGTATACTCTCCAACTTACAACTACGGTATGCAGACTGGTCAAATCGCAAGTTCGCTGTATGGTAGACCGGGAACTGAAGGTAGTGTAGAATTTACGAATGCAGCCGGAAATCAAGCTTGGGGTATCATTCCTGACGGTGTTTTTGCACAAGGTACGCGTATCGGAGGTCAAGATGTAGGCGGCTTAACGTATCAGGAGACTGTCGATAAAGGTGTAACAGTGCCTGTCAGTGATGTGAACTTTTATAATTCGTCTTACGGGTGGGGTACTGGTATTCGGGAGCGTTCGGCATTTGAATCATCATGGATTATGGTGCGTGATGTATCTGTAAGCTACGATTTGCCACAAACTGTAGCAAACAGGCTTAAACTGAACAATTTGAGATTGACTGTCAATGGTCGCAACTTAGGCTTCCTATACAATTCATTGCCTGATAATTTGAATCCAGAAGATTTGAGATCTACCTCTGCGGCAGCATCTATGTTAGGTGGTGGTTCGCCGTTAATGAGAAATTTCAATTTCACTATCAACACCAATTTTTAA
- a CDS encoding redoxin domain-containing protein, translated as MHRFLYYLLLAVCFSLFFCGTSYAQKNNLHQHQLLDINTNQGYTIQTDEPMVLLFLSPECPLCQGYTQTINQLQRQFGSEVKFMGIFSGKSHRSDDIKQFADKYKLGIPMYLDPDFKLTQEVGASVTPSAALYTKGVLQYIGAIDNAVPELGKKRVVVTQFYLQDAVESVLHGRPILITKTEAKGCYIHTR; from the coding sequence ATGCATAGATTTTTATATTACTTGTTACTAGCTGTTTGTTTTTCATTATTTTTCTGCGGTACCAGTTACGCTCAGAAAAATAATTTGCATCAACATCAATTGTTGGATATAAATACCAACCAAGGATACACGATTCAGACAGACGAACCGATGGTGTTGCTCTTTCTGTCTCCAGAATGTCCGCTATGTCAAGGTTATACACAGACGATCAATCAACTGCAGCGCCAATTTGGTTCAGAGGTAAAATTTATGGGGATATTTTCTGGCAAGTCGCATCGAAGTGATGATATCAAACAATTTGCTGATAAATACAAACTAGGGATACCGATGTATCTAGATCCAGATTTTAAACTAACTCAAGAAGTTGGAGCATCGGTAACTCCCTCAGCTGCATTGTATACTAAAGGCGTACTGCAGTATATTGGTGCCATTGACAATGCTGTGCCCGAGCTAGGGAAGAAGCGAGTAGTGGTGACACAATTTTATCTACAGGATGCGGTAGAAAGTGTACTGCATGGTCGCCCGATTCTGATCACTAAAACCGAAGCGAAAGGCTGCTATATACATACGCGATAA
- a CDS encoding PHB depolymerase family esterase, which yields MNTTRIWDLAIFKPTLTWICAVGLALSVQAQEKHIFTEGLLLQVPFNYGREAVYADPLLGQFYQQGFSSPAEGQAWSKSAEEGNSWMKISADTSGFFRPQRNAGGNLNNPNNPPGPGRIDQQTARMTNASSTTPPPQRRGFGSGYLYLTYDALKSQDAVLNIKGNSAVLVNGELHAGDPYRMGWLHIPVRLKKGKNEFYVRGVLVAAELSFPEKPLSLAMEDVTLADIVKGQYNSALKIGVNVVNSSGRPTTKTIIRTTVGEKISEQEIPAIAAHSARKVLATIDASAVNELGDIPVSIALVQAGKVQDEQMLQLRSVEKNQSYRQTFISSIDGSLQYYAVNPAKGGDAQEKALFFSVHGAGVEALGQAQAYESKEWGTLVAPTNRRPRGFNWEDWGRLDALEVLGLAQKTIQHDPARVYLTGHSMGGHGTWFLGATYPDKWAAIAPCAGYPTLKGYGSADGIIPDQGRNVMENTLLRSSNQSDVVAYATNYKPLGVYVLHGDADRTVPVHYARQMRDILGGFHPDFNYYEYPGGSHWYSNESVDWKPLFDYFKWHKRKSADEVQEIDFKTSNPGISASYYWAAIHQQQKALAYSHIQLWRDLEGKQITGRTDNVALLKLDISGFGREGVLVLHLDSLDALEVPLSKQQDGTIYLKKQAEAWQIADAPSLREKGPNRNGTFKDAFQHTMVYVYGTKGTAEENAWAWEKARYDAESWYYRGNGAFDIVSDKDFDLKDYADRNIILIGNAKTNSAWNSLLADCPIQVRTGELKMGEKVHTANDLGGYFVWPRSGSDIHSVGVITGTGIQGMKAATANQYFAGASGFPDYMFFSVDMLTNGASGLINVGFFDNDWSLKDSD from the coding sequence ATGAATACAACACGCATTTGGGACTTAGCCATCTTTAAGCCCACCCTGACATGGATCTGTGCTGTCGGTCTGGCTCTTTCCGTTCAAGCACAGGAAAAACACATCTTTACCGAAGGACTTTTACTCCAGGTTCCATTTAATTATGGACGTGAAGCGGTATATGCCGACCCTTTGTTAGGACAGTTTTATCAACAAGGTTTTAGTAGCCCGGCAGAAGGACAGGCTTGGAGCAAATCTGCCGAAGAAGGCAATTCTTGGATGAAGATCTCGGCAGACACGTCAGGCTTCTTTCGTCCACAACGAAATGCCGGAGGCAATCTCAACAACCCAAACAATCCGCCCGGCCCAGGACGTATCGACCAACAAACTGCCAGAATGACCAATGCTAGTTCGACAACGCCGCCACCACAACGTCGTGGCTTTGGTTCGGGGTATTTGTACCTGACATATGATGCCTTGAAAAGTCAGGACGCGGTGCTCAATATTAAAGGCAATAGTGCCGTGTTGGTCAACGGAGAATTACACGCCGGTGACCCTTACCGCATGGGTTGGTTGCATATCCCGGTACGTCTTAAGAAAGGAAAGAATGAATTCTATGTGCGGGGCGTATTGGTAGCGGCAGAGTTGTCTTTCCCAGAAAAGCCACTATCGCTGGCTATGGAAGATGTTACGCTAGCAGATATCGTAAAAGGGCAGTATAATTCGGCGTTGAAAATCGGAGTGAACGTGGTCAATTCCTCGGGAAGGCCAACAACGAAAACGATCATTAGAACTACCGTAGGCGAGAAGATTTCTGAACAAGAGATCCCTGCTATTGCGGCGCATAGTGCTAGAAAAGTACTTGCAACGATTGATGCGTCTGCCGTGAACGAACTAGGAGACATCCCAGTATCTATTGCCTTAGTGCAAGCTGGGAAAGTGCAGGATGAGCAAATGCTACAGTTACGATCCGTAGAGAAAAATCAGTCCTATCGACAGACTTTTATCAGTAGCATTGATGGCAGTTTGCAGTATTACGCAGTGAATCCAGCGAAGGGTGGCGATGCCCAGGAGAAAGCTTTATTTTTCTCTGTGCATGGAGCTGGCGTAGAAGCACTCGGCCAGGCACAGGCCTATGAATCTAAAGAATGGGGGACGCTGGTAGCTCCAACCAATCGCAGACCAAGAGGCTTTAATTGGGAAGACTGGGGTCGACTGGACGCATTGGAAGTGTTGGGTTTAGCACAAAAAACAATACAACATGATCCGGCACGAGTTTATCTGACCGGTCACTCGATGGGTGGACACGGTACTTGGTTTCTGGGCGCTACATACCCTGACAAATGGGCGGCCATAGCACCCTGTGCTGGTTACCCAACCTTGAAAGGATATGGATCGGCAGATGGCATAATTCCCGATCAGGGCAGAAATGTGATGGAAAACACCTTGTTGAGATCCAGTAACCAAAGTGATGTAGTCGCTTACGCAACGAATTACAAACCATTAGGCGTATACGTGCTGCATGGAGATGCAGATCGTACTGTACCGGTTCATTATGCCCGTCAGATGCGTGACATATTAGGTGGTTTTCATCCGGATTTCAATTACTACGAGTACCCGGGGGGATCGCATTGGTATAGCAACGAAAGCGTAGACTGGAAGCCGCTTTTTGATTATTTCAAATGGCACAAGCGTAAATCTGCGGATGAGGTGCAGGAAATAGATTTCAAGACATCTAACCCAGGCATTTCGGCCAGCTATTATTGGGCAGCAATCCACCAGCAGCAAAAGGCTTTGGCATATTCTCACATCCAATTGTGGCGTGATCTCGAAGGCAAGCAAATTACCGGACGTACGGATAACGTGGCATTGTTGAAATTGGATATCTCGGGTTTTGGTCGAGAAGGGGTGTTGGTCTTGCATTTGGATAGTTTGGATGCATTAGAGGTACCTTTGTCGAAGCAACAAGATGGCACTATCTATCTTAAAAAGCAAGCAGAAGCATGGCAAATCGCCGATGCGCCAAGCTTAAGGGAAAAAGGCCCAAATCGGAATGGTACCTTTAAAGATGCTTTTCAACATACTATGGTTTACGTTTATGGCACGAAGGGCACCGCAGAAGAGAATGCTTGGGCTTGGGAAAAGGCACGCTATGATGCGGAGTCTTGGTATTATCGGGGAAATGGTGCTTTTGATATCGTGTCGGATAAGGATTTTGATCTGAAAGACTATGCAGATCGTAATATTATCCTGATCGGAAATGCTAAAACAAACAGTGCCTGGAACTCTTTGCTGGCTGATTGTCCTATTCAAGTTAGAACCGGAGAATTGAAGATGGGAGAGAAGGTGCACACAGCCAACGATCTGGGTGGTTATTTTGTATGGCCAAGGTCAGGAAGCGATATTCATTCGGTAGGTGTGATTACTGGAACCGGTATACAAGGTATGAAAGCGGCCACAGCAAATCAATACTTTGCCGGCGCCAGCGGATTCCCTGATTACATGTTTTTCTCTGTCGATATGTTAACTAATGGCGCGTCGGGATTGATTAATGTGGGTTTTTTCGATAACGATTGGTCGTTAAAGGATAGTGATTAA
- a CDS encoding cytochrome c, which translates to MIRLPILICWLLALLGHSAVSAQTYVQDVAPIIQSKCAGCHRDGEAAPFNLLTYEDVAKRASFIKEVVQSRYMPPWRADNDYVHFDNDRTLSEKDIQTIVSWVDAGVKEGKRKGREKNQAINRSTDYGRAADMTLVTADTFLVKGNNRERFVEFKIPFELDQSFDVEAIEFYSNNKKLIHHVNYAVQVIEDLTVDINAAPAMANHTDGEVRYTDPYKRFKQKMAYYGGWIPGAAAEAYPPKVGWKMPKRGVILLTVHFSATPIDEFSVNGVHLFFTDVPVEREVKVVSFGSGGIGELDIQPSFFMIPADKVSHYTLKFKNPGEDLSLLYIWPHMHYIGKSFKVYATLENNDTIPLVNIPDWDYRWQEMYRYKHFKKIPKGAVIHMECAYDNTANNPFNPFVPPQNIFSYSNMKSDQEMMTLLMIYLPYQPNDEKQLTSLRHLP; encoded by the coding sequence ATGATACGACTCCCTATCCTTATTTGTTGGTTGCTTGCACTATTAGGACATAGTGCGGTGTCTGCACAAACTTATGTGCAGGATGTAGCGCCTATTATACAAAGCAAATGTGCAGGATGCCATCGCGATGGGGAAGCCGCACCCTTTAATTTGTTGACGTATGAGGACGTCGCTAAACGTGCCTCATTCATTAAAGAAGTCGTTCAGTCTAGATACATGCCACCTTGGCGGGCAGATAATGATTACGTGCATTTTGATAATGATCGTACACTTTCAGAAAAAGATATTCAGACGATTGTATCTTGGGTAGATGCTGGTGTAAAAGAAGGAAAAAGAAAAGGGCGTGAAAAAAATCAAGCAATAAATCGATCAACCGACTATGGTCGTGCCGCCGATATGACATTGGTCACTGCGGATACCTTTTTAGTAAAGGGCAATAACCGCGAACGATTTGTAGAATTTAAAATCCCATTTGAATTAGACCAATCATTTGATGTGGAAGCGATAGAATTCTATTCCAATAATAAAAAACTAATTCACCATGTTAACTATGCGGTACAGGTTATTGAAGATCTTACGGTAGATATTAATGCTGCACCCGCTATGGCAAACCACACCGATGGTGAGGTGAGATATACTGATCCTTATAAAAGATTTAAGCAAAAAATGGCGTACTATGGAGGATGGATTCCAGGCGCGGCCGCGGAGGCTTATCCTCCAAAGGTAGGTTGGAAAATGCCAAAACGTGGCGTGATTCTGCTCACGGTACATTTTTCCGCTACACCGATCGATGAATTTTCGGTAAATGGCGTTCATTTATTTTTTACAGATGTTCCAGTCGAACGAGAAGTAAAGGTAGTCAGCTTTGGATCTGGTGGTATTGGGGAACTTGATATACAGCCGTCATTTTTTATGATTCCGGCAGATAAGGTAAGTCATTACACTCTGAAATTTAAAAATCCAGGGGAAGATCTGTCACTCTTATATATCTGGCCACACATGCATTACATCGGCAAATCATTTAAGGTCTATGCTACGCTAGAAAATAACGATACTATCCCGCTTGTCAATATCCCTGATTGGGACTATCGATGGCAAGAAATGTATCGCTACAAGCATTTTAAGAAAATTCCAAAAGGAGCAGTTATTCACATGGAATGTGCCTACGATAACACGGCGAACAATCCATTCAATCCATTTGTACCGCCACAAAATATATTCTCTTATTCAAATATGAAGTCCGATCAGGAAATGATGACCCTTTTAATGATTTATTTACCCTATCAGCCGAACGACGAAAAGCAACTCACTTCATTGCGGCACTTACCGTAA